The DNA sequence CACTTCGCGCTGATCAGCCTGGGACACAGGTTAACCAGCGATTAAGATTTGCCCGACACGGCCCATCCAGAAGAGATAGATTGAAGATCTCGCGCGCCGTCTAGCCGCGCTCTCAAGGATGCCGTTTCAGGAAAGTCGTAAAGCGTATGCGAAGCAGCACACTGGCTCTTCTGGCTTTTGCAGCACTGTTTGTACTGGGCCTCAGCAAGACCTCGGTTAAGGCCGGTCTGGATCTTGAAGCTCCCGCCTCACAGAACGACAACTTGGAGCTTGTGGTCATGGAGGCCCCAGGTTGCATTTATTGCACCTTGTTCCGGCGCGACGTGCTTCCAGCTTACGAGTCTTCTCCGAAAGCCAAGGAACTGCCTATCCGCTTCGTCGATATCAACGATGAAGCTGCCGATGCGCTTGGCATCGATTACCCCGTCGACATCGTTCCGACCTTCGTGGTGTTGAAGAACAATAAGGAAGTGGGTCGTATTCCAGGCTACACAGGCCCTGAATTCTTTTTTCACACAATCAATTACCTCCTTTCTACCGCACCTTGACCGCATATCGTTTGTCATTAGCGCTCTGATCGGCTTTGATCTGGCGCGATTGACACGCCGCGCTTGCAGCCACCATGCGCGGCTTGCGGCGAGGTACGAGGATGGATCGGCGCACTTTCATTGTCACCGCTAGCGCTGCAACCGCGGCCACATGCATTGGTTCGGTATGCGCGCTTGCAAAGCCGGCAGCGCTCGCGCGACGCGCCGAACGGCTCGTGCTGGCGTGCCCAGCGCCGGAGAATACCGGCGGTCTGTTCGATGATGCCCGACTTCTCGCCCGCGCCCTCGAACGGACCCTGCAAGAGCATTCAGCCGCCGCCCAAGTGAAGATCGAAGTTGTCCCTGGCCCTGCGGCATCTATCGCGGCCCTCGCGGATGGGCACGCCGATTTGTTCTACGGTCCTGAGCACGCCAACAGCGCCCATATTCCCGCACTTGGCTTCGTGGCTGGCGTACCTGGCCACTTGGCCTTGAACGCTCAAGGTCTGCGCATCTTCATGCAAGGCACTGGAGCTGACCTGTGGAGGTCCAGTCTGGCTTCCTATGGCGTCGTGCCCATCTACGCGGGCCATCGCGGTGAGAGCCCGACGTTGTGGTCTCGTGTGCGGATCGACAACCTGAAAGGCCTAAAGATCGCAACGGAGGGATTGAATGCCCAGGTCGTTGCAGGCCTTGGAGGCCTACCCAAATCACTCAAACCGGAAGACATCACCCCGGCACTTGCCGCGGGCGAGATCGATGCCGCCGAGATCGCAACTTTGACGGATGCGCTCGCTCTCGGGCTGCCTAAGATAGCCGGCTTCGCGGCGCGCGCACCGATTGCCGATCATGCCGGCGCCATGTCTCTCGCTATGTCGGACCGAACTTGGCGAACTTTGTCGTCGCAGGCTCAATCATCCATTCTGTCGTGTGTTCAGGCCCATGCTCAGGCGCGAGAGACACGCGACGCCAATTCGAAGATGGTCCTGGAGGACGCGCTCAGCAGAGCCCATGGGGCTGTGTTCTACGCTTGTGGCGACGCTCAACACGTCCGCCGCGTAAGCGAAGCGGTGACCGCCGAACTCGCTGCAAAATGTGATCAAACGCGCCAATTTAGTGATGCTTACATGGCAGCCTGGCACTTACGCGGATAACTGTAGTTCAAGTCTTGCCCAACTGAACGACGTTTATGTTTGCCATGGGCCAACTCCTAACTTAGTCACCCATCATAGTTCCTCCGCGTTCGTCCCAATCGGACCGGACTGACCTCAGATTTGTTCATCAACCCACGGTCGGATCCAGGTCTCGCATGTCCTGAATCAGGCCCGGGCGCACACGGCAATGTGCTTTCAGAGAGGACTATATGACCACCAAGTATGTTGATGAGATCAAGCGCTATCAGCCCAACGTGAACGAGGTAGCAGTCGCTGCAATCGTTAAGCATCTGGGAATTGCGCTGAAGAGCGCGGATGCCTCAATGGTCTCATGCTCCAGCAAGGAAGAGCTCGCTCGCGTGCGCGAGAGCTGGCTGAAGAAGAAGCTTGCCATGAAAGACGAGGACGCTGCCCTCGACAAATTCATCGCCGACATCTGCGCGCAGATGAAGGGAGACAACAAGAAATCCCGCGTGACCTTCTACTACCTGCTGGCAGAAAAAGTGGGCAAGCTGTCCTCGCTAGGTTGATGCCGGCCGTTCGACACCAAACAACGGCTGCGGCAACCAGAGCGACCGCAGCCGTTCCTTGCCGGGGACGCCTACCCCGCGGTTTCCCAAATTTCGCGCTTTTCTCAGACTTTTCGTAACCTTTTGAAACCCCACAAGGTATACACCCCTGTCAAATATGATAGGCTGTTGGACGAATGGCTAACCATCAGTTTTTCCGGATTACGAGAACGCGCCATGAATGCGCCTTCCTTTGACGAACTTCGCAATGGGCGTGACCTCTCCGACGAGAAGATGGAGCAGGTCCGCGAGCTCCTGTTTGGGGACGCAGTCAGGCTCTTAGAGGCCCGGATGCGACACATGGAGGTGCGGCTGGCAGACTTGGAGTCCAGCCTCAACCGGCAGTTCAATGCGGTCGAAACACGGCTGCAAGCCTTGACGAGCTCTTCGGAAACAGACCGTCGCGCAGCCTTTGAAGCGCTCGCTAGCAGCATCTTGGACCTGGGCGAGCAGGTTCGCCGCATCTCGCGGGGATAATTCTTACAGCTGGCGCGCGGCAACGCGTGTCGGCCCCAGAGCCAGTAATGTCGCAGTCCGTCAACCGCCTTAAGGAATTGTTGTTCGAACCGGAGGCCCAGGCCTTAGCGGCACTCGAACGGCGCGTTTCGGAGATCGACAGGCTTGGCATCGAAGATCGCGAGGCTCTGCGGACCCAGGTTGCGCAGGTCCTTGAACGTGCTGGAAGCACCGAACAGTTCACGCAGAGTGTCGCCGACACGATCGACGAAGCCCTGCGTCGTGCGGAAGTGCACAGACACTCGGAGTTATCGCTATCGATTGCGCCACTCGTCGTCACCACGATCAAGGCCGAGCTGAAGAACAGCCAGGATGAGATGGTCGAGGCGCTCTACCCCATCACCGGCCGCCTGGTGAAAGCCTACGTCGCGAGCGCCATCAAAGATCTCACCGAGGAGATGAACCGCAGGCTTGAGCTCAATCCCGTGATGCTTCGCCTGCAAAGCCTTACGACCGGCCGCTCTGTCGGCGAGATTGCGCTGGCCGCAACCCAGGATTTCCAGATCCTCGAACTGTTCCTCATTCGACGTGGTTCGGGCGAACTCGTCGAGCACTGGCCGCAGACGGCAAGTGGCCGCGAGCATTTGATGAGCGGGGTTCTTGCCGCGGTCAATGCTTTCGCCAACGAGGCTTTGTCAGCCGACGAAGGTGTGCTCCGCCAAATCGACCTTGGCGATGAAACGGTCTATCTGCGCGGTTCGCAGCTTTATCTCCTGGCCGCAAAATGCTCGGGAACCGCACCAAAGCGCATCGAGCAGACCCTTGACGATGCATTCCTCGCAACAATCGAGAAGGAACTGCAAGAAGTCGATAAGCTGGAACCATCTGACAACATACCAGTTCATGGCGCGACGCTGCTGAACGATCTGGGCACAGACCTCAAATCTCGTATCGAGGCACAGAAGTCGGCGCTTCGGCCATCTGGAAAACCGCTGAAAGTGCTCGCGGTCTTGATCCTGCTGCCATTACTGGCGTGGACCGGATGGCATTATTGGGTCAATTTCGCCAACCAACACACGCGCGAGGCAGCCACGGCCGTCATTGCCCAGACGACAGAGATGCAAGGTTATCCAACCCATCTGGAAGCCAGCGCTGCCGGACAGACCTTGAGCATCTCGGGATTGACCCCCTCCCAAAACGTCAAAGCGCAGGTTATCGCGCGCATCGGCGACGCACTGCCTAAAGTTCATATCATCGACGAACTGACCGTCGTTCCGGGAAGCGACATCGCCATCCCCGACGCAACACCACAACTTGATGCGCTCCGCACCAAAATCGCCAATCTACAAGGCAACTTCACACTCTCGTTGCTGCGACGCGCAGGAGATCGCGCGGCCCAGCGTGTAGGACTTGCAGCACGCGATCTGAAGGAAGCTGCCGAAGGACTTTTGTCGGAAGAAAAGCGCTCTATTCTAATCAAGGCCTCGGGCGATCTTTCCGCCATTTCGAAAGACCTTTCTGCTCTGAACACCCGTATTGCCGACACGCAAGTGTTGTCGAGTGAAACGGCTGAAAGCCTGAACGCGGATATGGACCGTATCAGCGCCCAGTTAAGCCTCACCAACGACATTTTGGGGACCCTGATCGGTGCGGCTCAGGCCAAAGAACCAGCCGTGCGCACGTCAGAGCCATCAGCTGCAGCTGACGCCCTGGCCACCAATGCGGAACGTTTATCTTCGATCACGTCAGCCCTGCTGGCCGTCAATAGCATCAAGCTCCCAGAGCCTAAGGTGGTCGTGCAGCCTGCACCCAAGCCAGATGCCATAACGCTGCTGAGCGCATATATAGCCCGCCACGCCATCTTCTTTGCCAATGGAACCGACTACCGCGACACTGCTATCGCGGAGAAGACGCTCGAACAGCTTGCGGCTTTGATGCGCGAGGCCGACGTGCATGTTCGCATCGTGGGCTACACCGACGAGCTTGGCAACAATCCTTCCAATTCCACGCTTGCTGGCAATCGGTCCAAAAAAGTTCGCGATGATCTCATCGGGCTTGGAGTGCCCGCAGAACTTCTCATTTCTATTGGACGGCAAGATGCACGTGACATCAGTCCGATCACCGGACCAAACAGCCCGAACCGACGCGTGAACTTTGAACTTGCCTACGAGGACGAGGCGCCGCAATGAGCGCCCGAAAGGTTATGCTGCTGGGCGAAATCGGTGTGGGCAAGTCATCGCTTGCCCGCAGACTCGTGTTCGACAAGTTCGAGTTTGACTACAAGCCCACGATCGGCGTCGACATCTATCGTTATGAAGCACCAGCCAGTGCGACACGGCCGGCCACGACGCTCATCATCTGGGATACTGACGGCAACTTCGGCGACGCCATTTTCCGCCACGTTTACATGAAAGAGGCGGCTGGTGCGCTGATCGTCGGCGACATTGCCAGACCGCCGACAATGGAAACGATGGTCAAACTAGCGACGGGGTTCCGGGATGCCTTTCCCGGTCGCCACCATTCTTTCATCGTCAACAAGACCGACCTCGTACCCGACGCCGAAAGCGCGCCTTTACTTTCCGCACTCACGCAATCTGGTTCGCCTCTCATCCGCACGAGCGCAAAGACGGGCAGCAATGTCGAAAGAGCATTTATCGAATCCGCCGACGTCATCGCCCGGCGCGGACATTAAAGAGGATGTCGACACCGGCGTTCCCATGCCACGGGCGCTTGCCGAGGCGACCGCCCGGCTCGCTGATTCCGGGCTTTACGGGTTGGTGTGGCTCAACAAGGATCTGACCGTAGAACTCACCTACGGCCCACTCGTCGACTTCGTCACGCACAACAAGCCCCTGTCTGACAGCGTTCTCGCCCTCATCGGGTTTGAAGACGAAATTCTTGCATTGCGTAACCATCCCCATAAACGCATAGAACTGCCCGCTGTAGCACTCGCCTCACCTACCGGGCACGACAAGCGGCTCAACTTTATTGTGTTCTGGTTGCCCGACGAAGATCGGCCCATGGTCCTGGCCTACCAGGCAAACTCGCAGACCGAACTTGAGCTTGAGCTGTCACGCCAGATTCGCGCGCGATTGATGGCGGAAGCCGAGATCTCGGCAAAGTCGCGCGAGCTGGCACGTGCCAACGCAGATCTTGAGAGCTTCGCGGCAATCGTCTCGCACGATCTCAAGGCGCCGCTGCGCCACATGCGCATGATCGCTGACGAAGCCATCATCAAGGCTTCCGAGTTGGCGCAAGGCGCAGATATTTCGAGCCACCTTCACCAGCTTCAGGATCTGTCCCGCCGCATGTCGCATATGCTGACGGAGCTGTTTGATTACGCCAGCCTTGGCCGAAAATACGAAGCCCTCGCCCCGCTCGACACCCGCCAACTCGTCCAAGACATCGCCGACTCCCTTCCTGAAAGCGGAATGCAGATTAAGATCGAAGGAAACTGGCCGACGGTGACGACCTTGGCTGCCCCGCTAGATCTCACCTTGCGCAACCTTATACAGAATGCTGTTCAGCATCACGACAGGACCACCGGAACCATCACGCTTAAGTGCGCGGAGTTGCCGGATCACTTAGAGTTCTCTGTGTCCGATGACGGCCCCGGCATACCAACCAAACACCACGCCGCCGCGTTCCTGCCGTTCCGCACGCTCGAGTCTGGAAATGCAAAGGCCGGGACTGGCATGGGTCTCGCTATGGTAAAAAAGATGGTGGAGACAGCCGGCGGAACAATCACCCTTACGTCTGATCCGCAGCAATGCCGGGGCACCACA is a window from the Hyphomicrobiaceae bacterium genome containing:
- a CDS encoding thioredoxin fold domain-containing protein; this translates as MRSSTLALLAFAALFVLGLSKTSVKAGLDLEAPASQNDNLELVVMEAPGCIYCTLFRRDVLPAYESSPKAKELPIRFVDINDEAADALGIDYPVDIVPTFVVLKNNKEVGRIPGYTGPEFFFHTINYLLSTAP
- a CDS encoding GTP-binding protein, encoding MSARKVMLLGEIGVGKSSLARRLVFDKFEFDYKPTIGVDIYRYEAPASATRPATTLIIWDTDGNFGDAIFRHVYMKEAAGALIVGDIARPPTMETMVKLATGFRDAFPGRHHSFIVNKTDLVPDAESAPLLSALTQSGSPLIRTSAKTGSNVERAFIESADVIARRGH
- a CDS encoding HAMP domain-containing sensor histidine kinase; the protein is MSKEHLSNPPTSSPGADIKEDVDTGVPMPRALAEATARLADSGLYGLVWLNKDLTVELTYGPLVDFVTHNKPLSDSVLALIGFEDEILALRNHPHKRIELPAVALASPTGHDKRLNFIVFWLPDEDRPMVLAYQANSQTELELELSRQIRARLMAEAEISAKSRELARANADLESFAAIVSHDLKAPLRHMRMIADEAIIKASELAQGADISSHLHQLQDLSRRMSHMLTELFDYASLGRKYEALAPLDTRQLVQDIADSLPESGMQIKIEGNWPTVTTLAAPLDLTLRNLIQNAVQHHDRTTGTITLKCAELPDHLEFSVSDDGPGIPTKHHAAAFLPFRTLESGNAKAGTGMGLAMVKKMVETAGGTITLTSDPQQCRGTTICVNWPRIVPL
- a CDS encoding DUF2853 family protein → MTTKYVDEIKRYQPNVNEVAVAAIVKHLGIALKSADASMVSCSSKEELARVRESWLKKKLAMKDEDAALDKFIADICAQMKGDNKKSRVTFYYLLAEKVGKLSSLG
- a CDS encoding OmpA family protein codes for the protein MSQSVNRLKELLFEPEAQALAALERRVSEIDRLGIEDREALRTQVAQVLERAGSTEQFTQSVADTIDEALRRAEVHRHSELSLSIAPLVVTTIKAELKNSQDEMVEALYPITGRLVKAYVASAIKDLTEEMNRRLELNPVMLRLQSLTTGRSVGEIALAATQDFQILELFLIRRGSGELVEHWPQTASGREHLMSGVLAAVNAFANEALSADEGVLRQIDLGDETVYLRGSQLYLLAAKCSGTAPKRIEQTLDDAFLATIEKELQEVDKLEPSDNIPVHGATLLNDLGTDLKSRIEAQKSALRPSGKPLKVLAVLILLPLLAWTGWHYWVNFANQHTREAATAVIAQTTEMQGYPTHLEASAAGQTLSISGLTPSQNVKAQVIARIGDALPKVHIIDELTVVPGSDIAIPDATPQLDALRTKIANLQGNFTLSLLRRAGDRAAQRVGLAARDLKEAAEGLLSEEKRSILIKASGDLSAISKDLSALNTRIADTQVLSSETAESLNADMDRISAQLSLTNDILGTLIGAAQAKEPAVRTSEPSAAADALATNAERLSSITSALLAVNSIKLPEPKVVVQPAPKPDAITLLSAYIARHAIFFANGTDYRDTAIAEKTLEQLAALMREADVHVRIVGYTDELGNNPSNSTLAGNRSKKVRDDLIGLGVPAELLISIGRQDARDISPITGPNSPNRRVNFELAYEDEAPQ